One part of the Symphalangus syndactylus isolate Jambi chromosome 1, NHGRI_mSymSyn1-v2.1_pri, whole genome shotgun sequence genome encodes these proteins:
- the SKOR2 gene encoding SKI family transcriptional corepressor 2 — MASSPLPGPNDILLASPSSAFQPDALSQPRPGHANLKPNQVGQVILYGIPIVSLVIDGQERLCLAQISNTLLKNFSYNEIHNRRVALGITCVQCTPVQLEILRRAGAMPISSRRCGMITKREAERLCKSFLGENRPPKLPDNFAFDVSHECAWGCRGSFIPARYNSSRAKCIKCSYCNMYFSPNKFIFHSHRTPDAKYTQPDAANFNSWRRHLKLTDKSPQDELVFAWEDVKAMFNGGSRKRALPQPGAHPACHPLSSVKAAAVAAAAAVAGGGGLLGPHLLGAPPPPPPPPPPLAELAGAPHAHHKRPRFDDDDDSLQEAAVVAAASLSAAAASLSVAAASGGAGTGGGGAGGGCVAGVGVGVGAGAGAGAGAKGPRSYPVIPVPSKGSFGGVLQKFPGCGGLFPHPYTFPAAAAAFGLCHKKEDAGAAAEALGGAGAGGAGATPKAGLSGLFWPAGRKDAFYPPFCMFWPPRTPGGLPVPTYLQPPPQPPSALGCALGESPALLRQAFLDLAEPGGAAGSAEAAPPPGQPPQVVANGPGSGPPPPAGGAGSRDALFESPPGGSGGDCSAGSTPPADSVAAAGAGAAASGSGPAGSRVPAPHHPHLLEGRKAGGGSYHHSSAFRPVGGKDDAESLAKLHGASAGAPHSAQTHPHHHHHPHHHHHHHPPQPPSPLLLLPPQPDEPGSERLHPAPPPPPPPPPPLAPHPHHRGLLSPGGTSCSYPSEDSSEDEDDEEEEQEVDVEGHKPPEGEEEEEGRDPDDDEEEDEETEVLLGDPLVGDGRFLQGRGPSEKGSSRDRAPAIAGAFPLGLNSSRLLQEDGKLGDPGSDLPPPPPPPLAPQKASGGGSSSPGSPVHHPSLEEQPSYKDSQKTKENNQVIVSTKDDSSFSDKNKEHSFFITDSDASGGDFWRERSGEHTQETNSPHSLKKDVENMGKEELQKVLFEQIDLRRRLEQEFQVLKGNTSFPVFNNFQDQMKRELAYREEMVQQLQIIPYAASLIRKEKLGAHLSKS, encoded by the exons ATGGCTTCCAGTCCGCTGCCGGGGCCCAACGACATCCTGCTGGCGTCGCCGTCGAGCGCCTTCCAGCCCGACGCGCTGAGCCAGCCGCGGCCAGGACACGCCAACCTCAAACCCAACCAGGTGGGCCAGGTGATCCTCTACGGCATTCCCATCGTGTCGTTGGTGATCGACGGGCAGGAGCGCCTGTGCCTGGCGCAGATCTCCAACACTCTGCTCAAGAACTTCAGCTACAACGAGATCCACAACCGTCGCGTGGCGCTGGGCATCACGTGTGTGCAGTGCACGCCGGTGCAACTGGAGATCCTGCGGCGTGCCGGGGCCATGCCCATCTCATCGCGCCGCTGCGGCATGATCACCAAACGCGAGGCCGAGCGTCTGTGCAAGTCGTTCCTGGGCGAAAACAGGCCGCCCAAGCTGCCAGACAATTTCGCCTTCGACGTGTCACACGAGTGCGCCTGGGGATGCCGCGGCAGCTTCATCCCCGCGCGCTACAACAGCTCGCGCGCCAAGTGCATCAAATGCAGCTACTGCAACATGTACTTCTCGCCCAACAAGTTCATTTTCCACTCCCACCGCACGCCGGACGCCAAGTACACTCAGCCAGACGCAGCCAACTTCAACTCGTGGCGCCGTCATCTCAAGCTCACCGACAAGAGTCCCCAGGACGAGCTGGTCTTCGCCTGGGAGGACGTCAAGGCCATGTTCAACGGCGGCAGCCGCAAGCGTGCACTGCCCCAGCCGGGCGCGCACCCCGCCTGCCACCCGCTCAGCTCTGTCAAGGCGGCCGCCGTGGCCGCCGCGGCCGCGGTGGCCGGAGGCGGGGGTCTGCTGGGCCCCCACCTGCTGGGtgcgcccccgccgccgccgccgccgccgccgcccttGGCAGAGCTGGCTGGTGCCCCGCACGCCCATCACAAGCGACCGCGCTTCGACGACGACGACGACTCCTTGCAGGAGGCCGCCGTAGTGGCTGCCGCCAGCCTCTCGGCTGCAGCCGCCAGCCTCTCTGTGGCTGCTGCTTCGGGCGGCGCGGGGACTGGTGGGGGCGGCGCTGGGGGTGGCTGTGTGGCCGGCGTGGGCGTGGGCGTGGGCGCGGGCGCGGGTGCCGGGGCCGGGGCCAAAGGCCCGCGCAGCTACCCAGTCATCCCAGTGCCCAGCAAGGGCTCGTTCGGGGGCGTCCTGCAGAAGTTCCCGGGCTGCGGCGGGCTCTTCCCGCACCCCTACACCTTCCCGGCCGCGGCCGCCGCCTTTGGCTTGTGCCACAAGAAAGAGGACGCGGGCGCTGCCGCTGAGGCCCTGGGGGGCGCGGGCGCAGGCGGCGCGGGGGCGACGCCCAAGGCCGGCTTGTCCGGCCTCTTCTGGCCCGCGGGCCGCAAGGACGCCTTCTATCCGCCCTTCTGCATGTTCTGGCCGCCGCGGACCCCTGGCGGGCTCCCGGTGCCCACCTACCTGCAGCCCCCGCCTCAGCCGCCCTCGGCGCTAGGCTGCGCGCTCGGCGAAAGCCCGGCCCTGCTGCGCCAGGCCTTCCTGGACCTGGCTGAGCCAGGCGGCGCTGCTGGGAGCGCCGAGGCCGCGCCCCCGCCGGGGCAGCCCCCGCAGGTAGTGGCCAACGGCCCGGGCTCAGGCCCACCGCCTCCTGCCGGGGGCGCCGGCTCTCGCGACGCGCTCTTCGAGTCGCCCCCGGGCGGCAGCGGCGGGGACTGCAGCGCGGGCTCCACGCCGCCCGCGGACTCTGTGGCAGCTGCCGGGGCAGGGGCCGCGGCCTCCGGGTCTGGCCCCGCGGGCTCCCGGGTTCCGGCGCCCCACCATCCGCACCTTCTGGAGGGGCGCAAAGCGGGAGGTGGCAGCTACCACCATTCCAGCGCCTTCCGGCCAGTGGGCGGCAAGGACGACGCCGAGAGCCTGGCCAAGCTGCACGGGGCGTCGGCGGGCGCGCCCCACTCGGCCCAGACgcatccccaccaccaccaccaccctcaccaccaccaccaccaccaccccccacagCCGCCgtcgccgctgctgctgctgcccccgCAGCCCGACGAGCCGGGTTCCGAGCGCCTCcacccggccccgcccccgccgccgcccccgccgccccctCTGGCCCCGCACCCGCACCACCGAGGCCTTCTGTCTCCCGGAGGAACCAGCTGCAGCTACCCCAGCGAGGACAGCTCCGAGGACGAGGACGACGAGGAAGAAGAGCAGGAGGTGGACGTGGAGGGCCACAAGCCCCCCGAGggcgaggaagaggaggaaggtcGAGACCCTGACGACGACGAGGAAGAGGACGAGGAGACGGAGGTCCTACTCGGCGACCCCTTAGTCGGGGACGGCCGGTTCCTCCAGGGCCGAGGGCCGTCGGAGAAGGGGAGCAGCCGGGACCGCGCGCCTGCCATCGCGGGCGCGTTCCCGCTCGGCCTGAACTCCTCCAGGCTGCTGCAGGAAGACGGGAAACTCGGGGACCCCGGCTCGGacctgcccccgcccccgccgccgcccctGGCCCCCCAGAAGGCGAgtggcggcggcagcagcagcccGGGCAGCCCAGTTCACCATCCATCACTGGAGGAGCAGCCCTCCTACAAAGAT AGTCAGAAAACTAAGGAAAATAACCAAGTAATTGTATCCACAAAGGATGACAGCAGCttctcag ATAAGAACAAGGAGCATAGCTTTTTCATCACAGACTCTGATGCTTCTGGAGGAGATTTTTGGAGAGAAAGATCAG